One Diospyros lotus cultivar Yz01 chromosome 1, ASM1463336v1, whole genome shotgun sequence genomic window carries:
- the LOC127791550 gene encoding fasciclin-like arabinogalactan protein 21, producing MLSLLPLQFLFLTSMIFISTATVASIHQFAPTLAKFGFRHLAAAAADFLSTTSSVDWSGPATIFAPTDSSLLTCPSCSVPLLLREHIVPGLYPLHHLRTLAFGAKIETLAWNRCLTITGTGFHNPNAKASKIFVNGVEIARPDLYNDGNVVVHGLQGFVSHLSSVSCNIERMTSLSFPPPPPLAAFFIMRLMLKDAILRLRISGFSVLAMGLKERYSELLDLRAMTVFALDDASIFADGQSYISDMRLHIVPDRRLMAADLESLAAGTVLRTMEWGQRLLVTTAGGGGPLDPMRINYVKIVKLDLIYNLKIAVHGLSMPLRHVNLTAAAELSNMKRCAWYSAGTKVAWEGGTCETEKPSPEIGSSTTESEDHYGSSQGLIA from the coding sequence atgctttctcttcttcctctgcaaTTCTTGTTTCTAACCTCCATGATCTTCATCTCCACCGCAACCGTCGCTTCCATTCACCAATTTGCCCCTACCCTCGCCAAATTCGGCTTCCGGCAtctcgccgccgccgccgccgatTTTCTCTCCACCACTAGTTCCGTCGACTGGAGCGGCCCCGCCACCATATTCGCCCCCACTGACTCTTCTCTCCTCACCTGCCCTTCCTGCTCCGTTCCTCTCCTCCTCCGAGAACACATCGTCCCCGGCCTATACCCCCTCCACCACCTGCGCACGTTAGCCTTCGGAGCCAAGATCGAAACCCTAGCCTGGAACCGATGCCTCACCATCACCGGCACCGGCTTCCACAACCCTAACGCAAAGGCCTCCAAGATCTTCGTCAATGGAGTCGAGATCGCCCGTCCTGACCTGTACAACGATGGAAACGTCGTCGTTCACGGCCTCCAGGGCTTCGTCTCTCACCTCTCGTCGGTCTCCTGCAACATTGAGCGGATGACGTCACTCTCATTCCCTCCGCCGCCGCCTTTGGCGGCGTTCTTTATCATGCGGCTGATGCTCAAAGACGCCATCCTTCGCCTGAGGATCAGCGGCTTCAGCGTGCTCGCTATGGGACTCAAGGAGAGGTACTCCGAGCTCCTGGACCTCCGCGCCATGACGGTGTTCGCTCTCGACGACGCCTCCATTTTCGCTGACGGACAGTCGTACATCTCCGACATGCGGCTGCACATTGTGCCTGACAGGCGGTTGATGGCGGCCGATCTGGAGAGTCTGGCTGCGGGGACTGTGCTGCGGACGATGGAGTGGGGGCAGAGGCTGTTGGTGACCACCGCCGGCGGCGGAGGTCCCTTGGATCCTATGAGGATCAACTATGTGAAAATCGTGAAGCTTGATTTGATCTACAACCTGAAGATCGCGGTTCATGGACTGTCGATGCCTTTGCGGCATGTTAACCTGACGGCGGCGGCGGAGTTGTCGAACATGAAACGGTGCGCGTGGTATTCGGCGGGAACGAAGGTCGCATGGGAAGGTGGGACCTGTGAGACAGAGAAACCCTCGCCAGAGATTGGATCGTCGACGACGGAGAGTGAGGATCATTATGGATCTTCGCAAGGTTTGATAGCGTAA
- the LOC127791556 gene encoding uncharacterized protein LOC127791556 produces the protein MSEPPFRPREKIFEKQKYFQAVHKHTYLKGPYDKITSVAIPAALAASALFLIARGIYNMSHGIGKKE, from the exons ATGTCAGAGCCACCCTTTAGACCaagagagaaaatatttgagaagcAAAAGTACTTCCAAGCGGTCCACAAACACACATACCTGAAAGGTCCTTATGATAAGATCACCTCAGTTGCCATTCCTGCAGCTCTGGCAGCTTCTGCTTTGTTTCTGATT GCACGGGGCATCTATAATATGTCTCATGGGATTGGAAAGAAGGAATGA